The sequence CTTGAAAGAAGTTGCTTGGGTAATTTTTGATGAAATTCATTATATGAAGGATCGTGAACGTGGGGTTGTTTGGGAAGAGAGTATTATATTTTTGCCACCTGAAAttaagatggtttttctttctGCAACTATGTCAAATGCTACTGAATTTGCTGAGTGGATTTGTCATTTGCATAAGCAGCCTTGTCATGTTGTTTACACTGATTTTCGACCGACACCTTTGCAGCATTACGTTTTTCCTATGGGCGGTGTTGGGTTGTATCTTGTGGTTGATGAGAATGAGCAGTTCAGGGAAGACAATTTTGTGAAACTTCAAGACACCTTTACAAAACAGAAAGTTGGTGATTGGAATAAGAGCTCAAATGGTAAAGGAAGTGGAAGAATTGCTAAAGCTGGGAATGCTTCTGCTGGTTCTGACATATACAAGATTGTCAAGGTGTGCCTGTAGTTATTGCTCAAGTTTAAGTGccttaattatctttttgttGTTATATTTCTTCTATCTTTTGCCATTTATTTTCGTCTTGATTGGTATACGCATTGCTCTGGTAcatagaaagaaataaaaatgaaattttttaaattcccTCGTCTTGTGGCAAGGCATGGTGGTGTTAGTAATCTTTGAAATGCAATTATTATACCTTAGAAATGTGTAAAAGGAAACAAATGAgggcaatatatatatttaaataaacgCTCTTGGATCCTGCTGGCATTAGCTTAGAATACATATCTGAAGAAAGCCCAAACtatttagaagaaaaattcCTAAGGATAATTGAACAAAAAGATTTTGGTCCTTGGAAAACTATTGCTTTACTGCCATATCTTATTCCTTGTTCCCAAGGTCTCAGATTCAATTagtatgaaattttaaaaatgaaaattctcAAGTATGCATCTTCTGATGTGGATTCTCAAGATTAGAGTAATATAtgtttgctatttgttaaattCACTTGTTTGCTAATTTATAGAATAATTGTGCTTATGCTTTGGCTTTCATATGGAATTGCAGATGATTATGGAACGAAAATTTCAACCAGTTATAGTCTTCAGCTTCAGTAGAAGAGAGTGTGAACAACATGCAATGTCTATGTCTAAACTTGATTTTAATACCCAAGAGGAAAAGGATGTTGTGGAACAAGTATTTAAGAATGCAATACTCTGCTTGAATGAGGAAGACAGAGACCTGCCTGCTATTGAGTTGATGCTGCCACTACTTCAGCGAGGCATTGCTGTCCATCATTCTGGCCTTCTTCCTGTCATCAAGGAACTTGTAGAGCTTCTTTTTCAGGAAGGCCTTGTAAAGGCCCTTTTTGCCACAGAGACAGTAAGTGTTTATCTTCACAATGGGGCACCCCTGAGGGATGGAGGTGCGTGAATTGGGGAGGTTTACCTTTAATTCATCCAATGATCAGCAGCATgattgttgttttcttagctTCTAGCTtaacttttgtaattaattttctttgtggCAGTTTGCCATGGGTTTAAACATGCCTGCAAAGACTGTTGTGTTCACAGCTGTTAAGAAGTGGGATGGTGATAGCCATCGCTACATTGGATCTGGGGAGTATATCCAAGTTAATAAAGActctgtttctttttccttagaGCATTTGAGATGCAGTTACATGTGTACACATGTCGATTTGGATTTGTATATTTACTTTGATGTACCTTTTTTTGTAGATGAGTGGAAGGGCTGGACGCCGTGGCAAAGATGATCGCGGTATTTGTATAATAATGATTGATGAGCGGGTAATGTTACAGCTACATGTCTCTCTGtgctttttatttaagttcCTAACTTTTTCTTGGTAAATGCTAGCATTTGTTATAGCATTCTTCTgtcaattttattgttatagaAAGTGATATTCACTGTCAACAGTATATCTTCATTTTAGCTTTAAATTTGGTTTTTGCATGTGTAAATATACAGctccatttttattataaacttCTACAAACTCGTGCACAGGCTTCCAGTTtgagaaattttcttttatggctGCATGTTATGGTCTCTTGCTGTATGTTTTCAGAATACAATGTGGTCTTCTCCTTAAAAATTATCCATTGTCCTTTTGCTTTTGTAGATGGAGATGAATACCATTAAGGACATGATTTTGGGTAAACCGGCTCCCCTAGTTAGTACATTCAGACTGAGCtactattcaattttaaatctaatgaGGCGTGCGGAAGGCCAGTTTACTGCTGAACATGTTATTAAAAACTCATTCCACCAATTTCAGTATGAGAAGGTTTTCTACTGAATCCCATTTTCCGTTGGTATTTGTATATGGTGCCTGTGGTGATCAGTTGCtcataaatctttttatctttagGCTTTACCTGATATAGGGAAGAAAGTTTCAAAACTGGAGGAGGAAGCTGCAGTGCTGGATGCTTCAGGAGAGGTAATCCTTTTCCctaaaaatatgtttttatgTTACTTTTTCTCATTAAATACTTAATATCGCATGATATATGAAGTTCTGTTGTTTTGTATAGGCTGAAGTAGCTGAATATCACAATTTGAAGCTTGAGATGGCCCAACTtgagaagaagatgatggcAGAAATAACCAGGCCTGAAAGGATTCTTTATTATCTTTGCACTGGACGATTGGTACTTAGCCTCACTGTTCTTTTGAAAGTTTGAATCCAGCTAAAACAGAGAATTTGTTTTCAATAGTTGGACTTTTTTCCTCATTAGTGGGAACTTCTTTTCCCaccttaattttcttttttagtagTGCATTTTTTGAGTTTAACATGTAGTATGTGTATAAAATTAGTAAGCATGTGCTAACATGTATGtgcatatatattaaaatatgtatctTTCTTCACACTTGAGGATTTGTGTAGACAGCTTCTTCATACAATATTTATGCACCCATGTGCCAGATTAGGTTTCAAAACATATGGCTATTCCTGAAAGGATAATCTCTTAGGACAAAATAAGGTTAGGGAAGCACAGAGGAGAAGGACGTAAATGCATGTATATAAGGTTTGGGTGGGAAGAGATGGTGCATCATGCATGCAtagacagagagagagaaaacatCTTTATAGAAAATTCACTTGTGTCAGCTtagattttgaaatatatggCTGTGCTATCCTGAAAGGATGGGATGATCCCTTGggccaaaataaaattaggagAGCATATGGTTCGTATTTTAATTCTACCCTGTACTGCTTGTTTATATTGCAGATCAGGGTAAGAGAAGGTGGAACTGATTGGGGCTGGGGAGTTGTGGTGAATGTTGTAAAAAAACCTGCTGCTGGGTTAGGCACATTGCCATCACGTGGTGGTGGTTATATAGTGGATACTTTACTTCATTGTTCACCTGCATCAAGTGAGAGTGGTTCACGACCGAGACCTTGTCCGCCTCGGCCTGGAGAAAAGGGTGAAATGCATGTggtaagttatatttataaatttgttacTTCTTCAGTCACGTGGTTATCAAGCAATTGATTTCAATAAGAGTTTGGTTAAGTTTGAAGATCATGATATCTGTTTACATCTTCTTTAGGTCCCTGTTCAGTTGCCTTTGATTTCTGCTCTAAGTAAAGTCAGAATATCTGTCCCTTCTGACCTCCGACCACTAGAAGCAAGACAGAGTATACTACTTGCTGTGCAGGAGTTGGGAACTCGGTTTCCTGATGGTCTTCCAAAATTGAATCCTGTAAAGGTAAGTTTGAGCagaaattaactttatttttcaagaaaggggatttagaaaaaaatgataaagtcCTTCTAACGTCCTTTCCTTTCACCTCTTGGCCTTCTCGGGAAGGCAGTTGAGGCCTTGGGTTATACAATGGTGTATAGTCCTCTGTAATCCTTTGGACTACCTATTCTAATCGAtgtttaagttggaaatttggAATTCAAAGTCTTAAACACTGGAGTCTCCCTGTAGAACAGCATAGAGACTCATTATCATTTCTTACATTGTTAGGTGGCTCGGGAAATTTGGAACCACTATTTTAGCTTGTTTTGAGGAGCATTGAGTGTGTCCAGAGTTTTTGGACTTGTCTTGGTTTGAAAATGGAGAGGATTTGGTGGTAGGTAAGACGCCAAGTTCTTTGAAATCTTGCCTTTTTACTGTCTTATGAGTGaagagaaatatttatattttcaaaaatcagTTTATTCTGAGAGAAGATGGTGTTTCAAGTTTTTTTTGTCCCGAAACTTTTAGGTGTGTTTATTTAAGCGTTATCCAACATGATTCAAGGACATTGCTATTTTagccttttttcttttcgtttCTATGATCTTTCTTGTGGTTGTGTGTTGAGTTATATAGGAGGATTTCTTGTCCTGCTTGACAGTTTACCTTATGTTTCTTTCTcattagaatttcttttcttataactACTGTTGTGTTCTCTTGGCCCTTGGTTTTGAACTAGTACTCTGATATTGCTGCTGTTATTTGTCTCATGGTCATGTTTATATTAATCTGCAGGACATGAAAATTGAGGATCCTGAAATTGTTGATTTGGTTAACCAGATTGAGAATATGGAGAAGAAGTTACATGCTCATCCACTACACAAGGTTTGTCATATCATTTAAAATCAAGTAATTCAACTCCACACcattatcattttcttataaaagctTTGAGGTAGTGGAGTGCTGCACTGTTGAAAATTATCTACCTAATGTTGCATAAAGCAGTTTTCTTAGCAAAcacatttatttgatttgttttgtgCAGTCTCAAGATATGAATCAGATTAGAAATTTCCAAAGGAAGGCAGAGGTGAATCATGAAATTCAACAACTTAAGTCAAAAATGCGAGATTCACAGGTATTTGCTTTTTTCAAATTGTTCGTTCACGTAGTATGTAAACTAGCTCACGAGATTGGTGTGGGCTAGTGTTTCTTAAAAAGGTTTGCACTGCTAGCTTCTTTTCCTGTCTATTAATAAAGTTACCATATTTTACTTTGTTCTCTTATTTTCCATTATTTCTGACCAACCTaccttttgttttaatttcttgttttccAGCTCCAAAAATTTCGTGATGAACTGAAGAATCGTTCGCGAGTCTTGAAGAGGCTCGGCCATATAGATGCAGATGGTGTGGTTCAGCTAAAAGGCAGGGCAGCCTGTTTGATAGACACAGGAGATGAACTACTTGTTACTGAATTGATGTTCAATGGTGAATTGATGACCACTCTCTTGATTGTTTGATGCTCTGCAGAATCTTTGTTTCAACGCTGGTTTGTTGTCTGGCCAGGTTGCTGTTGGCATTGAGTGCATAAGGTCAAGGCTGACCATGtcagagtttgagaaaatgcGCGATGACCTCAAGCTTTTGACTCCGcactgatttttttttttttttataattatgaaaattcatcgataataaaatctcagttacaaaaagaataattcaaaGAGCAAATCTATTAACAGGAACTGTACCAGGTAGcatttagaaaaagaataagctaattttacatattatgtATCATGACTTAAGGacttcaaaatttcttttccttgtttAGAGTATCATATCTTAACAATAATACAGTATTTTCTGCAAGAGGCTGGATGAAAGttttattaatgattattGATGCTTAATGCTGATGGACTTTGGAGCTGGTCTTGGACTGGTCAATGGTCAAACTAATTGTAGCTTGATCCATCTGACTATGTTTGTAACTTGggtttgtattttttataaggtACCTTCAACGATCTCGATCATCACCAAGTTGCTGCTCTTGCAAGTTGCTTCATTCCTGTAGATAAATCTAATGAGCAAATACATTTGAGATCAGAGCTTGCCAAACCATTGCAACAACTCCAAGAGAGTGCAAGAAAAGTAGCAGAGgtgtgtttttctttcttgttacTTTTTCACATATGCAATTGGCTAggatttgaaaatatttagaaattccGTTGAATGACTGCAGATACAATATGAATGTAAATTGGACGTAAATGTGGATGAGTACGTGGAATCAACAGTGAGGCCGTTTTTGATGGATGTGGTTTATTGTTGGTCAAAGGTTAGTCTTCGTTTATGCATAGACTGGTTAATTTGGAAGGGGTAGATCTTAACCTGATCATGTCCCTTTTTGATGCATTATGGGAATTTTAAACGAAGGATGTTATTCAGTTTACCAGGCCATAGGCAAAACTCAAGTTATTACAGCAATCCAATCCTTTCTTGGGGGATGCTCGTAATGCAAGCCTTTTGCGTCTTTAGGGCTTTAAGCAGTTTAATTGTattcaatattataattttagtagtcatttaatattttctatttattccAAGGATTTAAGCTCACAGATACATTTTCTCTTGTTTTTCTGGAAGTACGTATAAATTTAGGACCTAGAATTCTACTTTTGATGGTGTCAGAGTCAGTTTGTTGTCATTAATGTCAATCATTGCCGCTGTTGATTTCACCACCTTTTGACCATAATTGATTCCTTCATAGATATTTCTCAAAGTCATAGaattaaagttaattttgGATCTAGGACCTAGACTTTTACGTCATTTGGTGTCAGAAGTCAATTGCTTGCTGTCGCTGTAACATGTTGTGCCATCAAGTTCAATTCCTTATGTGATCATATCTGCTTCCTTTTCACCTACACCAAAcaacattttttaatatgtatactTTCTAGAGTCATTGATAGAAAAGCTTCTTTTGAAACTCTACTAAATTCAGCTTACTTGTTTTTATTTGTCTTTGtgatttagtttatatttattctttcttgAGTGATGCTGAATTCCAACAGCTAGTAAAATTTAGTTTCAATCAACTCTCGACTCCTTAGTTCTCATGTATTTGAGGCTGGCTATATCAGTCATTTTTCTCTATTGTGTTATATTCCGTGGCACCTATGTTATGTGGCATTTGCTTGTTTCACTTGTTCTATTCTGGCCATTAACATACTGCGACgttctttttcattctttgggCTTTGAGCCTATCTAAGTTGTCCTGGTACAAAGTCAAATCTGGCAAGGGGAAATTCTCCAAGAACCAAAGGTCATTGGTGGATTTGATCATcgattcttttgtttttgttctttGATGCTGTGATATCTTATATGGCTGATTAGCTGCatcaatttagaattttgattCCTCATGTTCTCAGTTTAGCTTTTGACATGTGCCCTTTTC is a genomic window of Ricinus communis isolate WT05 ecotype wild-type chromosome 2, ASM1957865v1, whole genome shotgun sequence containing:
- the LOC8281906 gene encoding DExH-box ATP-dependent RNA helicase DExH10 isoform X1; translation: MEESPTPTVKRKETEIGDTPQQESAQKRRNLTRTCVHEVAVPIGYVSTKEESIHGTLSNPEFNGDNAKTYPFELDPFQKVSVACLERNESVLVSAHTSAGKTAVAEYAIAMAFRDKQRVIYTSPLKALSNQKYRELHQEFQDVGLMTGDVTLSPNASCLVMTTEILRGMLYRGSEILKEVAWVIFDEIHYMKDRERGVVWEESIIFLPPEIKMVFLSATMSNATEFAEWICHLHKQPCHVVYTDFRPTPLQHYVFPMGGVGLYLVVDENEQFREDNFVKLQDTFTKQKVGDWNKSSNGKGSGRIAKAGNASAGSDIYKIVKMIMERKFQPVIVFSFSRRECEQHAMSMSKLDFNTQEEKDVVEQVFKNAILCLNEEDRDLPAIELMLPLLQRGIAVHHSGLLPVIKELVELLFQEGLVKALFATETFAMGLNMPAKTVVFTAVKKWDGDSHRYIGSGEYIQMSGRAGRRGKDDRGICIIMIDERMEMNTIKDMILGKPAPLVSTFRLSYYSILNLMRRAEGQFTAEHVIKNSFHQFQYEKALPDIGKKVSKLEEEAAVLDASGEAEVAEYHNLKLEMAQLEKKMMAEITRPERILYYLCTGRLIRVREGGTDWGWGVVVNVVKKPAAGLGTLPSRGGGYIVDTLLHCSPASSESGSRPRPCPPRPGEKGEMHVVPVQLPLISALSKVRISVPSDLRPLEARQSILLAVQELGTRFPDGLPKLNPVKDMKIEDPEIVDLVNQIENMEKKLHAHPLHKSQDMNQIRNFQRKAEVNHEIQQLKSKMRDSQLQKFRDELKNRSRVLKRLGHIDADGVVQLKGRAACLIDTGDELLVTELMFNGTFNDLDHHQVAALASCFIPVDKSNEQIHLRSELAKPLQQLQESARKVAEIQYECKLDVNVDEYVESTVRPFLMDVVYCWSKGASFADVIQMTDIFEGSIIRSARRLDEFLNQLRAAAQAVGEVSLENKFAAASESLRRGIMFANSLYL
- the LOC8281906 gene encoding DExH-box ATP-dependent RNA helicase DExH10 isoform X2, producing MEESPTPTVKRKETEIGDTPQQESAQKRRNLTRTCVHEVAVPIGYVSTKEESIHGTLSNPEFNGDNAKTYPFELDPFQKVSVACLERNESVLVSAHTSAGKTAVAEYAIAMAFRDKQRVIYTSPLKALSNQKYRELHQEFQDVGLMTGDVTLSPNASCLVMTTEILRGMLYRGSEILKEVAWVIFDEIHYMKDRERGVVWEESIIFLPPEIKMVFLSATMSNATEFAEWICHLHKQPCHVVYTDFRPTPLQHYVFPMGGVGLYLVVDENEQFREDNFVKLQDTFTKQKVGDWNKSSNGKGSGRIAKAGNASAGSDIYKIVKMIMERKFQPVIVFSFSRRECEQHAMSMSKLDFNTQEEKDVVEQVFKNAILCLNEEDRDLPAIELMLPLLQRGIAVHHSGLLPVIKELVELLFQEGLVKALFATETFAMGLNMPAKTVVFTAVKKWDGDSHRYIGSGEYIQMSGRAGRRGKDDRGICIIMIDERMEMNTIKDMILGKPAPLVSTFRLSYYSILNLMRRAEGQFTAEHVIKNSFHQFQYEKALPDIGKKVSKLEEEAAVLDASGEAEVAEYHNLKLEMAQLEKKMMAEITRPERILYYLCTGRLIRVREGGTDWGWGVVVNVVKKPAAGLGTLPSRGGGYIVDTLLHCSPASSESGSRPRPCPPRPGEKGEMHVVPVQLPLISALSKVRISVPSDLRPLEARQSILLAVQELGTRFPDGLPKLNPVKDMKIEDPEIVDLVNQIENMEKKLHAHPLHKSQDMNQIRNFQRKAEVNHEIQQLKSKMRDSQLQKFRDELKNRSRVLKRLGHIDADGVVQLKGRAACLIDTGDELLVTELMFNGCCWH